A single Phragmites australis chromosome 4, lpPhrAust1.1, whole genome shotgun sequence DNA region contains:
- the LOC133916325 gene encoding probable protein phosphatase 2C 32, whose product MMSCTVAIPNSPVFSPSRRPLSCKAASASPEPVPASVSSPAPASTPTAGSPLRPFALRALLREEASPSSSPQPASTAAVASAPAGPVLKRRRPAPLVVPVTGAAAAAAAAAAVAAVESDPRNEVEEEGEEFAAYCRRGKGRRRVEMEDRHVAKVALGGDPQVALFGVFDGHGGKNAAEFAAENMPKFMAEEMKKVDGGDIVGAVKRGYLKTDEEFLKREESGGACCVTAVLQKGGMVVSNAGDCRAVLSRAGRAEALTSDHRASREDEKERIESLGGFLVNHRGTWRIQGTLAVSRGIGDTHLKQWVVADPDTRTLLVDQQCEFLILASDGLWDKMDNQEAVDLARPLCISNDKASRMAACRRLAETSISRGSTDDVSVLIIQLRNFSSL is encoded by the exons ATGATGTCTTGCACGGTGGCCATCCCGAACTCGCCGGTGTTCTCGCCCTCGCGCCGCCCGCTCTCCTGCAAGGCTGCCTCCGCCTCGCCGGAGCCCGTCCCCGCATCCGTCTCCTCTCCCGCGCCCGCGTCCACGCCCACCGCCGGCTCGCCGCTGCGCCCCTTCGCGCTCCGCGCGCTGCTCCGCGAGGAGGCATCCCCGTCGTCGTCGCCCCAGCCGGCCTCCACCGCGGCGGTGGCCTCCGCACCTGCAGGGCCGGTCCTGAAGAGGCGGCGCCCGGCGCCGCTCGTGGTGCCGGTgaccggcgcggcggcggcggcggcggctgcggccgCCGTGGCGGCAGTAGAGTCGGATCCGCGGAACGAGgttgaggaggagggggaggagttcgCGGCGTACTGCCGGAGGGGGAAAGGGAGGAGAAGGGTGGAGATGGAGGACCGGCATGTGGCCAAGGTTGCCCTTGGCGGAGATCCCCAAGTG GCGTTGTTTGGTGTTTTCGATGGCCACGGCGGGAAGAATGCAGCAGAGTTCGCTGCCGAGAACATGCCCAAGTTCATGGCCGAGGAGATGAAGAAGGTAGACGGCGGTGATATCGTGGGGGCGGTGAAGAGGGGCTACCTTAAGACGGACGAGGAGTTCCTCAAGAGGGAGGAGAGCGGGGGCGCGTGCTGCGTCACCGCCGTGCTTCAAAAGGGTGGCATGGTCGTGTCCAATGCAGGAGACTGCCGCGCAGTGCTCAGCCGAGCGGGGAGGGCAGAGGCACTCACCTCCGACCACCGGGCGTCCCGGGAGGATGAGAAGGAGAGAATTGAGAGCCTG GGTGGATTCCTGGTGAATCACCGCGGAACATGGCGAATCCAGGGCACTCTGGCAGTGTCCAGAGGCATTGGGGATACACACCTGAAGCAGTGGGTTGTGGCTGACCCGGACACCAGGACCCTCCTAGTCGACCAACAATGCGAGTTCTTGATACTTGCTTCTGATGGCCTCTGGGATAAGATGGATAATCAGGAGGCGGTAGACCTTGCACGGCCTCTCTGCATCAGTAACGACAAGGCTTCTCGCATGGCTGCCTGCAGGAGGCTTGCCGAGACATCGATCTCCAGGGGCTCAACTGACGATGTCAGCGTCCTGATCATACAATTGCGGAATTTTTCAAGTTTGTAA